The Xanthomonas sp. CFBP 8443 genome has a window encoding:
- the uxaC gene encoding glucuronate isomerase codes for MSSPALSLHPDRLLPPEPGMRAIARRLYAQVAALPIVSPHGHTDPAWFATDAPFANATELLLVPDHYVFRMLYSQGVDLDALGIPRADGSRAAVDPRAAWRVFAERFQLLRGTPSALWLNHVFHEVFGLRVRLDAASADLYYDRIGEALQTPAFRPRALFDRFGIEVIATTESPLDPLQQHAAIRASGWGGRVLTAYRPDAVIDPQHEQFPEALHRFGELTGEDVYAWDGYLRAHRQRRAFFAQMGATSTDHGHPSAATADLPAAEAARLFARVRGGGASAADAELFRAQMLTEMAAMSVDDGLVMQLHPGCFRNHNRNLFARYGRDKGADLPLRTDYVHALKPLLDRFGNTPGFTLILFTLDESTYARELAPLAGHYPSLLLGPAWWFHDAPEGMWRFREQTLASAGFYNTVGFNDDTRAFLSIPARHDVARRVDCAFLAKLVAEHRLDEDEATEIAIDLAYRLPKRAYKL; via the coding sequence CTGTCCTCCCCCGCCCTGTCCCTGCATCCCGACCGCCTGCTACCGCCGGAGCCGGGCATGCGCGCGATCGCGCGGCGCCTGTACGCGCAGGTCGCCGCGCTGCCCATCGTCAGCCCGCACGGGCATACCGACCCGGCCTGGTTCGCCACCGATGCGCCGTTCGCCAACGCCACCGAACTGCTGCTGGTCCCCGACCACTACGTGTTCCGCATGCTCTACAGCCAGGGCGTGGACCTGGACGCACTGGGCATCCCGCGCGCCGACGGCAGCCGCGCCGCGGTGGACCCGCGCGCGGCCTGGCGCGTGTTCGCCGAGCGTTTCCAGCTGCTGCGCGGCACGCCGTCGGCGCTGTGGCTGAACCACGTGTTCCACGAGGTGTTCGGCCTGCGCGTGCGCCTGGACGCGGCCAGCGCCGACCTCTACTACGACCGCATCGGCGAGGCGTTGCAGACGCCGGCGTTCCGGCCGCGCGCGCTGTTCGATCGTTTCGGCATCGAGGTGATCGCCACCACCGAATCGCCGCTGGACCCGCTGCAGCAGCACGCGGCGATCCGTGCCAGCGGCTGGGGCGGGCGGGTGCTCACCGCCTACCGCCCCGACGCGGTGATCGATCCGCAGCACGAGCAGTTCCCCGAGGCGCTGCACCGCTTCGGCGAGCTGACCGGCGAAGACGTGTACGCCTGGGACGGCTACCTGCGCGCGCATCGCCAGCGCCGCGCGTTCTTCGCGCAGATGGGCGCCACCTCCACCGACCACGGCCATCCCAGCGCGGCCACCGCCGACCTGCCCGCGGCCGAAGCGGCGCGGTTGTTCGCGCGCGTGCGCGGCGGCGGCGCCAGCGCCGCGGACGCGGAACTGTTCCGCGCGCAGATGCTGACCGAGATGGCGGCGATGAGCGTGGACGACGGCCTGGTGATGCAGCTGCATCCCGGCTGCTTCCGCAACCACAACCGCAACCTGTTCGCGCGCTACGGCCGCGACAAGGGCGCCGACCTGCCGCTGCGCACCGACTACGTGCACGCGCTCAAGCCGCTGCTGGACCGTTTCGGCAACACCCCGGGCTTCACCCTGATCCTGTTCACCCTGGACGAGAGCACCTATGCGCGCGAACTGGCGCCGCTGGCCGGGCACTATCCGTCGCTGCTGCTCGGCCCGGCCTGGTGGTTCCATGACGCGCCGGAAGGCATGTGGCGCTTTCGCGAGCAGACCCTGGCCAGCGCCGGTTTCTACAACACGGTCGGCTTCAACGACGATACCCGCGCGTTCCTGTCGATCCCGGCGCGGCACGACGTCGCCCGCCGCGTCGATTGCGCGTTCCTGGCCAAACTGGTGGCCGAGCATCGCCTCGACGAGGACGAGGCGACCGAGATCGCGATCGACCTGGCTTACCGGCTGCCGAAGCGGGCCTATAAGCTGTGA
- a CDS encoding MFS transporter, with translation MPLPGADTAAPTTAGARLGRMRWRICALLLAATTINYIDRQVLGVLAPFLQTQIGWNEIEYGYIVTAFQAAYAIGLLCSGAVIDRFGTRAGYALAIGIWSVAAMSHALAASVVGFAIARFFLGLGESGNFPAAIKTVAEWFPRRERALATGIFNSGSNIGAIVAPLLVPLIASAWGWQSAFLFTGALSATWLAVWWLTYRAPEQQPHLSAAELAHIRSDPPEPMQRLSWAQVLRHRQAWAFVVAKFVTDPIWWFFLFWLPKFLHAEYGLSLLQLGAPLIVIFVLADIGSIAGGWIAGRFIARGWSVNRARKTAMLICALSVVPIVFAARADNLWLAVGLIGLATAAHQGWSANLFTLPSDMFPRHAVATVVGIGGFAGAVGGMLIATFIGFLLEATGSYVPVFLMAGSAYLLALALVQWLAPRLQPARLEGAA, from the coding sequence ATGCCGCTGCCCGGCGCCGACACCGCCGCGCCGACGACCGCCGGCGCGCGCCTGGGGCGCATGCGCTGGCGCATCTGCGCGCTGCTGCTGGCCGCCACCACGATCAACTACATCGACCGCCAGGTGCTCGGCGTGCTGGCGCCGTTCCTGCAGACGCAGATCGGCTGGAACGAGATCGAATACGGCTACATCGTCACCGCGTTCCAGGCCGCCTATGCAATCGGCCTGCTGTGCAGCGGCGCGGTGATCGACCGCTTCGGCACGCGCGCCGGCTATGCGCTGGCGATCGGCATCTGGAGCGTGGCGGCGATGAGCCATGCGCTGGCGGCCAGCGTCGTGGGTTTTGCGATCGCGCGTTTCTTCCTGGGCCTGGGCGAATCGGGCAACTTCCCGGCCGCGATCAAGACCGTGGCCGAATGGTTCCCGCGGCGCGAGCGCGCGCTGGCCACCGGCATCTTCAATTCCGGCTCCAACATCGGCGCCATCGTCGCCCCGCTGCTGGTGCCGCTGATCGCCAGCGCCTGGGGCTGGCAGTCGGCGTTCCTGTTCACCGGCGCGCTCAGCGCCACCTGGCTGGCGGTGTGGTGGCTGACCTACCGCGCGCCGGAGCAGCAGCCGCACCTGAGCGCGGCGGAACTGGCGCATATCCGCAGCGACCCGCCCGAACCGATGCAACGCCTGAGCTGGGCGCAGGTGCTGCGCCACCGCCAGGCCTGGGCGTTCGTGGTGGCGAAGTTCGTCACCGATCCGATCTGGTGGTTCTTCCTGTTCTGGCTGCCCAAGTTCCTGCATGCCGAGTACGGACTGAGCCTGCTGCAGCTCGGCGCGCCGCTGATCGTGATCTTCGTGCTCGCCGACATCGGCAGCATCGCCGGCGGCTGGATCGCCGGGCGCTTCATCGCCCGCGGCTGGAGCGTCAACCGCGCGCGCAAGACCGCGATGCTGATCTGCGCGCTGTCGGTGGTGCCGATCGTGTTCGCCGCACGCGCCGACAACCTGTGGCTGGCGGTGGGCCTGATCGGCCTGGCCACCGCCGCGCACCAGGGCTGGTCGGCGAACCTGTTCACGCTGCCCTCGGACATGTTCCCGCGCCACGCGGTGGCCACCGTGGTCGGCATCGGCGGCTTCGCCGGCGCGGTCGGCGGCATGCTGATCGCCACCTTCATCGGCTTCCTGCTCGAGGCCACCGGCAGCTACGTGCCGGTGTTCCTGATGGCCGGCTCGGCCTACCTGCTGGCGCTGGCGCTGGTGCAATGGCTGGCGCCGCGGCTGCAGCCGGCACGGCTGGAAGGGGCGGCGTGA
- a CDS encoding TonB-dependent receptor gives MKNSYARTTLSHALATALLGMVAGTAWAQTAPPAQAPAAQATAPAAASDDAVKQLDTVTVSGYRRSIQFSTDAKRDSVTFSDTVFAEDIGKFPDMNIAESLNRIPGVQLARDVNGEGLNIAIRGLGTSFTKTTLNGSSIATASIGINAQNQNREVDLNLFPTEFFTQLTVSKTPTASMLEGGVSGVVDMRSARPFDRPGTHLTYQLQGDWNSTSEKTTPRGALMGSWTNEAGTFGALFGVASVRSKIGVEGFETVGWTNPGLTYTQCGLTPPAGTPATAQPAACNVNGGGNWRIPDTVPVTAAGAGLTPGQTIDAAWLLANNPGLSIDQISDARIPRLGRSVYMQGDRDRDSSVMSLEWRPSDSAHFYLDTLFSKAKRVTDRLSMNLIGRNGNMIPLGMQLDGNNVVTDATFANAQYFLEARPYREEVKFWSVNPGAELLFGAEQDIKLNVQANATRSWMFRESPSVLVTSPFTTVQYSNQGGDQPSIESPLDLNDPNLGWGWTGGRLNINNEKRVTETRGARADLQFGEDKRNIKVGVAYDQAERTIQGFDNSAAWETVVCRGGGATCTGGPGSLVPQSALASYLKPGPGGFITVDFDRFLRDTNYYALRDAAPETNAANTGASTGGIEEKNWGFYVETNAETDVWNRSLRFNAGVRYVTTDQTISGPVTIGGVRRYQVLDSDYKELLPSFNVAWDVADNVVLRLSGSRTLTRPDPSAMLPNTNFSDPSAQTATQGNSNLAPYLSTNVDIGGEWYTGGEGFVGLTVFDKRIDGFTVNGVRRIPFLDLGVAYADLTATQQAAIDQRGGPNAATVDVQTQVNADGTLNIRGLEAIWVQPLDRLFDGLGFSLNYTHVKQESEGDGIQAVAVGVAPNLWNGTVYWEKNNASVRLSYAWNDDMIISGANQNGIPDARLMADARGQLDLSASYTLAWMRSAPQITLNVTNLTDEPLRTTFQYPNATYDLYKPGRTIMLGIRGSF, from the coding sequence GTGAAGAACAGTTACGCGCGCACCACGTTGTCTCACGCATTGGCCACGGCGCTGCTCGGCATGGTCGCGGGTACGGCCTGGGCGCAGACCGCCCCGCCGGCACAGGCGCCCGCGGCGCAGGCGACCGCGCCGGCAGCGGCAAGCGACGATGCGGTGAAGCAGCTGGATACGGTGACCGTCTCCGGCTATCGCCGCAGCATCCAGTTCTCCACCGACGCCAAGCGCGATTCGGTGACCTTCAGCGACACCGTGTTCGCCGAGGACATCGGCAAGTTCCCGGACATGAACATCGCCGAGTCGCTCAACCGCATTCCCGGCGTGCAGCTCGCGCGCGACGTCAACGGCGAAGGCCTGAACATCGCCATCCGCGGCCTGGGCACCAGCTTCACCAAGACCACGCTCAACGGCTCCAGCATCGCGACCGCCTCGATCGGCATCAACGCGCAGAACCAGAACCGCGAAGTGGATCTGAATCTGTTCCCGACCGAGTTCTTCACCCAGCTGACGGTGAGCAAGACGCCGACCGCGAGCATGCTCGAAGGCGGCGTGTCCGGCGTGGTCGACATGCGCAGCGCGCGGCCGTTCGACCGGCCCGGCACGCACCTGACCTACCAGTTGCAGGGCGACTGGAACAGCACCAGCGAGAAGACCACTCCGCGCGGCGCGCTGATGGGCAGCTGGACCAACGAGGCCGGCACCTTCGGCGCGCTGTTCGGCGTGGCCTCGGTGCGCAGCAAGATCGGCGTGGAAGGCTTCGAAACCGTGGGCTGGACCAATCCCGGCCTGACCTACACCCAATGCGGCCTGACCCCGCCGGCCGGCACCCCGGCGACCGCGCAGCCGGCCGCGTGCAACGTCAACGGCGGCGGCAACTGGCGCATCCCCGACACCGTGCCGGTCACTGCGGCCGGCGCCGGGCTGACCCCGGGCCAGACCATCGACGCGGCGTGGCTGCTGGCCAACAACCCCGGGCTGAGCATCGACCAGATCAGCGATGCGCGGATCCCGCGGCTGGGCCGCAGCGTGTACATGCAGGGCGACCGCGACCGCGACTCGTCGGTGATGTCGCTGGAGTGGCGGCCGAGCGACAGCGCGCATTTCTACCTGGACACGCTGTTCTCCAAGGCCAAGCGCGTCACCGACCGGCTGAGCATGAACCTGATCGGCCGCAACGGGAACATGATTCCGCTGGGCATGCAGCTGGACGGCAACAACGTCGTCACCGACGCCACCTTCGCCAACGCGCAGTACTTCCTGGAAGCGCGCCCGTACCGCGAGGAGGTCAAGTTCTGGAGCGTCAATCCGGGTGCCGAGCTGCTGTTCGGCGCCGAGCAGGACATCAAGCTCAACGTGCAGGCCAACGCCACCCGCAGCTGGATGTTCCGCGAATCGCCGAGCGTGCTGGTGACCTCGCCGTTCACCACCGTCCAGTACAGCAACCAGGGCGGCGACCAGCCGTCGATCGAAAGCCCGCTGGACCTCAACGACCCGAACCTGGGCTGGGGCTGGACCGGAGGGCGCCTGAACATCAACAACGAAAAGCGCGTCACCGAGACCCGCGGCGCGCGCGCCGACCTGCAGTTCGGCGAGGACAAGCGCAACATCAAGGTCGGCGTCGCCTACGACCAGGCCGAGCGGACGATCCAGGGCTTCGACAACAGCGCGGCCTGGGAGACGGTGGTGTGCCGCGGCGGCGGCGCCACCTGCACCGGCGGCCCCGGCTCGCTGGTGCCGCAGTCGGCGCTGGCGTCGTACCTCAAGCCCGGCCCGGGCGGCTTCATCACCGTGGACTTCGACCGCTTCCTGCGCGATACGAATTACTACGCCTTGCGCGACGCCGCGCCGGAGACCAACGCCGCCAATACCGGCGCCTCCACCGGCGGTATCGAGGAAAAGAACTGGGGCTTCTACGTCGAGACCAACGCCGAGACCGACGTGTGGAACCGTTCGTTGCGCTTCAACGCCGGCGTGCGCTACGTGACCACCGACCAGACCATCAGCGGCCCGGTCACCATCGGCGGCGTGCGCCGTTACCAAGTGCTGGATTCGGACTACAAGGAACTGCTGCCGTCGTTCAACGTGGCCTGGGACGTGGCCGACAACGTGGTGCTGCGCCTGTCCGGCTCGCGCACGCTGACCCGGCCCGATCCCAGCGCGATGCTGCCCAACACCAACTTCAGCGACCCGTCCGCGCAGACCGCGACCCAGGGCAATTCCAACCTGGCGCCGTACCTGTCCACCAACGTGGACATCGGCGGCGAGTGGTACACCGGCGGCGAGGGCTTCGTCGGCCTGACCGTGTTCGACAAGCGCATCGACGGCTTCACCGTCAACGGCGTGCGCCGCATCCCGTTCCTCGACCTGGGCGTGGCCTACGCCGATCTGACCGCGACCCAGCAGGCCGCGATCGACCAGCGCGGCGGTCCGAATGCGGCCACCGTGGACGTGCAGACCCAGGTCAACGCCGACGGCACGCTCAACATCCGCGGCCTGGAAGCGATCTGGGTGCAGCCGCTGGACCGCCTGTTCGACGGCCTGGGCTTCAGCCTCAACTACACCCACGTCAAGCAGGAATCCGAAGGCGACGGCATCCAGGCGGTGGCGGTGGGCGTGGCGCCGAACCTGTGGAACGGCACCGTGTACTGGGAGAAGAACAACGCCTCGGTGCGCCTGTCCTACGCCTGGAACGACGACATGATCATCTCCGGCGCCAACCAGAACGGCATCCCCGATGCGCGGCTGATGGCCGACGCGCGCGGACAGCTGGACCTGTCGGCCAGCTACACGCTGGCGTGGATGCGCTCGGCGCCGCAGATCACCCTCAACGTCACCAACCTCACCGACGAACCGCTGCGCACCACCTTCCAGTACCCGAACGCGACCTACGATCTGTACAAGCCCGGCCGCACCATCATGCTCGGCATCCGCGGTTCGTTCTGA
- a CDS encoding MFS transporter has translation MTNSAHRLSITEKIGYSLGDLAANIIFQTLITFLAFFYTDVYKIPAASAASIIFVVGLLGAFVFTPLVGILADRTRSRWGKFRPWILWTAIPFGAASLLAFTTPDLGERGKTVFALASYSLLMLVYVANNLPYSALSGVLTGSMAQRNSLSSYRFVAVMIAQFIIQVLLLPLVLILGDGDKARGFHNAMALFAATGTLCFLITFFTTRERVLPLSERASSVREDLTDLVRNKPWLVMLALTILVFVNLAMKGGMYVYYFKYYLDAAALSRFLDGSGFNTLIAGANAMTTRAGLAALQWPQDAPTSAFSAFSAGGILFMIVGIGCSKPLADRFGKRDVFGAALLVSTLFLLAFYLYPPDAIALVFGSYILHGFFYGITIPLLWAMIADVADYSEWKNHRRATAIIFSAMMCGLKIGLSVGGALVAAILAFYGYDAALPQQSAAVTHGIRLAVSVYSATPFLLCVAALFLYEINKPMEARIERELEARRLRASSGAIG, from the coding sequence ATGACCAACAGCGCGCACCGCCTCTCGATCACGGAAAAGATCGGCTACAGCCTCGGCGATCTGGCCGCGAACATCATCTTCCAGACCCTGATCACCTTCCTGGCGTTCTTCTACACCGACGTCTACAAGATCCCGGCCGCGTCGGCGGCGAGCATCATCTTCGTCGTCGGCCTGCTCGGCGCGTTCGTGTTCACGCCGCTGGTGGGCATCCTCGCCGACCGCACCCGCAGCCGCTGGGGCAAGTTCCGGCCATGGATCCTGTGGACCGCGATCCCGTTCGGCGCCGCCTCGCTGCTGGCGTTCACCACGCCGGATCTGGGCGAGCGCGGCAAGACCGTCTTCGCGCTGGCCAGCTATTCGCTGCTGATGCTGGTCTACGTGGCCAACAACCTGCCGTACTCGGCGCTGAGCGGCGTGCTGACCGGCAGCATGGCCCAGCGCAACAGCCTGTCCTCGTACCGCTTCGTGGCGGTGATGATCGCGCAGTTCATCATCCAGGTGTTGCTGCTGCCGCTGGTGCTGATCCTCGGCGACGGCGACAAGGCGCGCGGCTTCCACAACGCGATGGCGCTGTTCGCGGCGACCGGCACGCTGTGCTTCCTGATCACCTTCTTCACCACCCGCGAGCGGGTGCTGCCGCTGTCCGAGCGCGCCTCCAGCGTGCGCGAGGACCTGACCGACCTGGTACGCAACAAGCCGTGGCTGGTGATGCTGGCCCTGACCATCCTGGTGTTCGTCAACCTGGCGATGAAGGGCGGCATGTATGTCTACTACTTCAAGTACTACCTGGACGCCGCTGCGCTGTCGCGGTTCCTCGACGGCAGCGGTTTCAACACGCTGATCGCCGGCGCCAACGCGATGACCACCCGCGCCGGCCTGGCCGCGCTGCAATGGCCACAGGACGCGCCGACCTCGGCGTTCAGCGCGTTCAGCGCCGGCGGCATCCTGTTCATGATCGTCGGCATCGGCTGTTCCAAGCCCCTGGCCGACCGCTTCGGCAAGCGCGACGTGTTCGGCGCCGCGTTGCTAGTCTCCACCCTGTTCCTGCTGGCGTTCTACCTGTATCCGCCCGACGCCATCGCGCTGGTGTTCGGTTCCTACATCCTGCACGGCTTCTTCTACGGCATCACCATCCCGCTGCTGTGGGCGATGATCGCCGACGTCGCCGACTACTCGGAATGGAAGAACCACCGCCGCGCCACCGCGATCATCTTCTCGGCCATGATGTGCGGGCTGAAGATCGGCCTGAGCGTCGGCGGCGCGCTGGTCGCGGCGATCCTGGCGTTCTACGGCTACGACGCGGCGCTGCCGCAGCAGAGCGCCGCCGTCACCCACGGCATCCGCCTGGCGGTGAGCGTGTACAGCGCCACGCCGTTCCTGCTGTGCGTGGCCGCGCTGTTCCTCTACGAAATCAACAAGCCCATGGAAGCGCGCATTGAGCGCGAGTTGGAGGCGCGCCGCCTGCGCGCGTCCTCCGGCGCCATCGGCTGA
- a CDS encoding glycoside hydrolase family 43 protein, with product MPPAIDADDLQTLASRAISPPLVTHMYTADPSAHVFDGAIYIYPSHDIDAGVPFNDDGGHFDMEDYHVFRMDSADGPVVDCGVALHVKDVPWAERQMWAPDAACKDGRYYLYFPAKRADGIFQIGVAIGTRPQGPFAAEPLAIDGSYSIDPAVFADDDGEHYLYFGGIWGGQLQKYRDNVYAQAHEEPADAEPALGPRVARLRADMTQFAEPPREVSIVDEHGQPLLAGDHARRFFEAPWLHKYDGRYYLSYSTGNTHLLCYAVADTPYGPFTYQGPIMRPVIGWTTHHSICQFQGRWYLFYHDSALSGGVTHLRCIKLTELHHDAHGRIAPIDPYGG from the coding sequence ATGCCCCCCGCCATCGACGCCGACGACCTGCAGACCCTGGCCAGCCGCGCCATCTCGCCACCGCTGGTGACCCACATGTACACCGCCGATCCGTCGGCACACGTCTTCGACGGCGCGATCTACATCTATCCCTCGCACGACATCGACGCCGGCGTGCCGTTCAACGACGACGGCGGCCATTTCGACATGGAGGACTATCACGTGTTCCGCATGGACAGCGCCGACGGTCCGGTGGTGGACTGCGGCGTGGCGCTGCACGTGAAGGACGTGCCGTGGGCCGAACGGCAGATGTGGGCGCCGGACGCGGCGTGCAAGGACGGGCGCTACTACCTGTATTTCCCGGCCAAGCGCGCCGACGGCATCTTCCAGATCGGCGTGGCCATCGGCACGCGCCCGCAGGGCCCATTCGCCGCCGAACCGCTGGCCATCGACGGCAGCTACTCGATCGATCCGGCGGTGTTCGCCGACGACGACGGCGAGCACTACCTGTACTTCGGCGGGATCTGGGGCGGGCAGCTGCAGAAGTACCGCGACAACGTCTATGCGCAGGCCCACGAGGAACCGGCCGATGCCGAGCCGGCGCTGGGGCCGCGGGTGGCGCGATTGCGCGCGGACATGACCCAGTTCGCCGAGCCGCCGCGCGAGGTCAGCATCGTCGACGAACACGGCCAGCCGCTGCTGGCCGGCGACCATGCGCGCCGTTTCTTCGAAGCGCCGTGGCTGCACAAATACGATGGGCGCTACTACCTGTCCTATTCCACCGGCAACACCCACCTGCTGTGCTACGCGGTGGCCGACACGCCGTACGGACCGTTCACCTACCAGGGGCCGATCATGCGCCCGGTGATCGGCTGGACCACCCATCATTCGATCTGCCAGTTCCAGGGCCGGTGGTACCTGTTCTATCACGACTCGGCGCTATCCGGCGGCGTGACCCATCTGCGCTGCATCAAGCTCACCGAGCTGCACCACGACGCGCACGGGCGCATCGCGCCGATCGATCCCTACGGCGGTTGA
- a CDS encoding DUF465 domain-containing protein, translating into MEDMTPAEISLRIDALRREHRALDEQIQRTPANLDDELQAKRLKKRKLQLKDCIMRLENLLIPDEPA; encoded by the coding sequence GTGGAAGACATGACGCCCGCCGAGATCTCCCTGCGCATCGACGCCCTGCGTCGCGAGCACCGTGCGCTCGACGAACAGATCCAGCGCACCCCGGCCAACCTCGACGACGAACTGCAGGCCAAGCGGCTGAAGAAGCGCAAGCTGCAGCTCAAGGATTGCATCATGCGCCTGGAAAACCTGCTGATTCCCGACGAACCGGCGTGA
- a CDS encoding DUF488 domain-containing protein has protein sequence MSAATFFSIGHSTRGLDAFLEILHGAQIEQLADVRAFPYSRRFPQFDGSALARTLAAEGIGYQHFRALGGRRGKQPGVDPQRNGHWRSVSFHNYADYALGAEFGEAFAQLRELGSRGACAVMCAEAYWRQCHRQIVCDHLLHHGHPVIHLIDAKRREPATLNPAARTDAHGQLVYPPDAPPAGSVTGDLFGG, from the coding sequence GTGAGCGCGGCGACGTTCTTCAGCATCGGCCACTCCACGCGTGGCCTGGACGCGTTCCTGGAGATCCTGCACGGCGCGCAGATTGAGCAGCTGGCCGACGTGCGCGCGTTTCCGTATTCGCGGCGCTTCCCGCAGTTCGACGGCAGCGCACTGGCGCGCACGCTGGCCGCCGAGGGCATCGGCTACCAGCATTTCCGCGCGCTGGGCGGGCGCCGCGGCAAGCAGCCCGGCGTGGACCCGCAGCGCAACGGCCATTGGCGCAGCGTCAGCTTCCACAACTACGCCGACTACGCGCTGGGCGCCGAATTCGGCGAAGCGTTCGCGCAGCTGCGCGAACTCGGCAGCCGCGGCGCGTGCGCGGTGATGTGCGCCGAGGCCTATTGGCGCCAGTGCCATCGCCAGATCGTCTGCGATCACCTGCTGCACCACGGCCATCCGGTGATCCACCTGATCGACGCCAAGCGCCGCGAACCGGCCACCCTCAATCCCGCCGCACGTACCGACGCGCACGGGCAACTGGTCTACCCGCCGGACGCACCGCCCGCCGGCTCGGTCACCGGCGATCTGTTCGGCGGCTGA